GGCCGGTGCGACTGGAGCCTGATAGGCCGGGGTTGGTGCTTTGTAGACAGGGGTAGAGTAAGATGGTCTATACTCTGGACTTTTAGCTTCGCCTTCGTATTTGACATCTGCAACGTATCCGTAACTGTCATCTTTGTACGTGACAATCTGCGTACGGCCATCAGGAAGGGCAACACGGTAAGAGCCGGAAACTACCTTACCGTCGCTACTCTCAGAGTGAGCAAAATTATTGTAGGAGGGAGCATCGTTGACTTCCCATGAGAAACTGTACGGCTGTGGACGCTAAAAAGTAGTGAAAGTAAATCAACCCAAATTAATTGAATGCGATTAAAAAAGTAAGGATTATTGTTCGTGCTAAAATTACACCACTCACGTATTCAGTTTCGTAAGTTGGCTCTGGGTAGTAAACAGTTTGAGCGGAAGTGACGCAGAAGAACACGGCAATTACGATAATCTGTGCAACGATTTAAAGATTATAAGATTAGTAACACTTAACTGTAGAAAgctataaaaataataagtcTAGTTGCCTTCATGTTGGATAACTATCGATGAGAGGATAGAAACAACTGATGCTGACTTATGCAGTTTGGGGTTTCCTTATATACTGCAAGTGTTTCGGAAGTTTGAAGTGACAACGACATCGCCCTCATATAGCCTGTAGCATTGCCAAATGTAGAACAAACAAGAGGGAAAGTGTTTTGAAccctgtgtttttttttcttcttcgggCAAGTCAAATCCAACCATCAAAAGCTTTCTACCGAAAACGATTTACAATTTTCCCCTGGCGGCATTGTTGCCCGTGCGTATTGCGTTAACCAACGTCATCGTGACCATGTCCGTGCattgtttcatctttttttttttacttcgttTTTTCAATTGCGGAACAGGTTCGAAAATAGATCGTGGAGGTGGCGATTATTCGAAACAGATTTAGATTAAACGTCAATCAAAGTAAATCAAACATATGCTACTCAAGAGCTTCatctaccattttttttttaaacaataaaaaataatattttcacATTCAAAATTGCATTATCTGAAGCTTCAGTAgcattatttgttttgtttttttgttcttttcgctcCAAGAAATCTTTGTAGTTAAAAattttccttcatttttaGGGATGCCGGAAAAATATATGATAAAGGAAagattgaacaaaaaaattgaacacgTTTGACAGCTTACACTGACACTTTTTGCCGTCAAAGATAATAGACAGAAATGTTGAAAATGCCGGGACTTGTGAGAAGGAAAGTAAAGTTCCATGCAGACGAAATTCATCGAGCCCCTTACAAAAAAATGCACTAGCTTTCTAGTTTCTACGTCTTCAAATTTTAGCCTTTAAATTCAGATTGTCTAGCGTGACCAAAGTTGGGGGTGAAATCTTTAACAATGTTTCGAATCACGAAATAACATCAACGCATTTTTACATGTTAGTTTTACCTCGAATAGAATGTCATCTCGGCTAAATGTTTCTGAGGAGAATCGATCAAAAACCTTATGGAATACactggtttaaaaaaaagacacgaCTGAGTGCTTGATAATCCACTCACCGTTTAGAGTATTCTCCAAAGCACTATAgcaacttaaaaaaacaaaaaaacatgttgGGTTTTAAACGACTTGCCATTTCTAGGCAACGATGAACTGAAACATGAAACTGGTCCTGTTGTGCACTGAATTCATTATGGATGGATTTACAAAGGGTTGCCAgcttcattaaaaaagaaaacgtgcGAATGGTTAGAAACAGGGGGATAAGGAAGGGACAAGGAAGCGATATCTGTAATACCATtcccttttttgaaatttgaggTTATGAAACTCCTATGGGATATTTTGTAAGTAAATATTCATCTCTGTTTTCTGAGAATTTGATGCTGATCAACGGCAAATTTAGGGGTATCTTAAGATATATAAAAACCATCACTTAGCAATTACGGGTGCAAACTTTCCGAATTAGCAAACAAACCTTAAGTCGAAGGAATaagattcgttttctttttttttcctgcaaGTGAGAATTTGCACTAATGTGTGTATAATATTGATGATACGCAAAAGCCTCGTGAAAATGTGCTTACTTATTTGCAGCTTACTCGCTGAAATAGTTATTTTAACGACAAAAGTTTTGAAAGAACTTTCGTTTGTGCAGCTCACAATCCATAATTGATTGAttgtcatttctttctttttccagatCCCTGGGCTATGTGCTTAAATTAATGAATAAATAGATAAAGGCAAATGATTCCTTGTTCTAATACTTGATTAAGAATTGAGTATTCTGCTGCTTAATTTGGTTGAATAATTTATACATTTCATGATTGGTATAACGTGCCAAATGATGCCTTGAACGCTCTGCATAAAAAACAGTTTCGGGTGTGGAGAAAGACCCGGACATCGTTTAATGAGTTTCCGTTCTGTACGCAGTAGACAAAGTGGCCAGAATAGAATATGGATTTATTCTACCTTTCCACACCTTCGTACTTCAGTGAATTAATATTAACGATTTTGGTACAGCGATTTGGTGATGCAGCAAGAGCCTGTTCACCTTGTCATCGCAGCTTTCCGAATGCGAATATTTGTTGCAAGAGTAATTCAACATTCAGAGCCAATCCTTAAGAATCCACAGTTGTGCAGTTGAATAGAATTGCTATCGATTATGTGTGTGACAGTTTGCAAAACTTGAGGCACTCACGCACGGCTAAGAAGAAGCTTTGGAATCATTTAACTAGATTTCTATAGGATTTGAGCTTTGAATACAGCAGCTTAATCGATTGGTGCTTGAATCTATAAGctaaggtttttcttttcaaacctTAAAATTAAGAAGGGAATCAGTACAGAAGTAAATCACCAGTCTAACCATTGGCGTGTCTAGTTAACATtgaattcttcttcttggaaTTCCAACACTAAAAACCACAAATCATGTAGTGAAATGTAAGAACATCCTGTATTACAAAACATTTTCATGTGATATGGAAATGACAATCAAAAGTACCAAGTAATCCTCTgctagaatttaaaaaaaaatttgacgtTCAAATGCGGAATGACTAAACAATTAGCCTCTGTAGGCTAGAGGAACTGGCTGAGTTTTATAGGTTGAAGAAGGAGCAGGAGCCCCGTAGACGGGCGTGGCTGGTGCCCTGTAAGCCGGAGCAGCTGGTGCGGGTGGAGCTACCGATGGCCTGTAAGCAGGAGCAGCGGGTGTAGATGGTGCTGTATAAGCAGGAGTAGCTGGTGCCCTATAAGCTGGAGCTGAAGGAGCAGCAGAAGGTGATGGAGCCCTGTAAGCTGGGGGTGAAGGAGTGACTGGTGCTCTGTAAGCCGGAGCAGCAGGAGTAGCTGGTGCCCTGTAAGCTGGAGCTGAAGTAGGGGATGGTGCTCTGTAAGCAGGAGCTGAAGGTGCCTGATAAGCTGGTGGAGCAGGAGCTGAAGGTGGTTGATAGGCTGGTGGAGCAGGAGCTGAAGGTGCTTGGTAGGCCGGTGGAGCGGGAGCTGAAGGTGCCTGGTAGGCCGGTGGAGCGGGAGCTGAAGGTGCCTGGTAGGCCGGTGGAGCTGGAGCTTTGTAAGCAGGTGCCTTATATTCTGAATACTTGGCTTCGCCTTCATATTTGACATCAGCGACATATCCATTGCTGTCAGCCCTATAGTTAACAATTTGCATACGGCCATCGGGTAAGAGAACTCGGTAAGATCCGGTGACTACATTGCCATCGCTGTTTTCAGAGTGGGCATAGCTATTGTAGGAAGTGTCGTCTTTGACGTCCCAAGCGAAGCTGTAAGGCATTAGGGGCTAAAGCAATTCGTTAGtcttgaaaaacaaatgcagtgaaaatgataaatgaaaattttacttGAGATTCAGGAGCCTTGTACGCCGGCTCTGAATAAGATTGGGCTGCAGCGACGGCGAACACAACGGCAAGAATGACGATCTAACAATAATCCaggaaaaatgttttcaatctGTTCTCTTTTGCCGTAatggaattttctttttctttcgagtTTTTACCTTCATGTTTAGAGCTGTTTAGATGTTGAATAGGATTGGACAACTGATGTTTTTTAGCTATCTAACAGCGCCCTTTATATAGTGTACCCCCTGAGCTGCACTGGTGTGAAGCGATGGTCGATATGGCCGAGGGAAAAGGGCGTTCTGAAGCGTGAGAGGGAAAGTGAATTCAGGCTCCGTTTATTTTGCGTCTTTCTTTCATATGGAGAAACGTTAGACTCACGCTTCTGCTTCACCACGTGATCTCTTTTTGCTTTCTATCGCATTCAGATGTCGGTATCGAACTCCCCCACGTTTGACTTGGTAATAATCGATGGCTTTTTGCAGATCATATTAACCGATATAATTTTGGTGACCGCTAGTTACATAAAGTATGCATATGCAAATTCGAATTACGGCAGTTGGCTGCAGATGGTGGCCCTTGCCAACCTCAATATTAATTGATTAATACCTGGTTTAACAATTGAGACGGCCAATATTTTCGTAAACCAAACAATGCCTTTTATGTTTGGAACAGTTTCTCTCGATACTGCCAAACGTGAATTTCTAACATTGAATAATCTGTTATACTGATTATATATGGAATCGTACTTGAATAAATGCCAGGCACTGAAATTTCACTCTTAGCTGAAATCGCGCGTTGTTCGAATCGGAAAGTATAACGTGGTGCGAACGACGCTGCATCAAAGATCATACGGTAATATTTTTGGAAAGTTATTACCCGAAAACGCCCGCAAGATTTTTCTCCATTCGAACTACCCCAAATTCTCCGTTGGCCGAACTCTTGTGAAATCCGTGATTATTTGTGCGAATGATCTCCAGCATGAGCGTTATGGGGCAGTTGAGGGAAAACTGT
The genomic region above belongs to Daphnia magna isolate NIES unplaced genomic scaffold, ASM2063170v1.1 Dm_contigs139, whole genome shotgun sequence and contains:
- the LOC116931607 gene encoding repetitive proline-rich cell wall protein 1; amino-acid sequence: MKIIVIAVFFCVTSAQTVYYPEPTYETEYRPQPYSFSWEVNDAPSYNNFAHSESSDGKVVSGSYRVALPDGRTQIVTYKDDSYGYVADVKYEGEAKSPEYRPSYSTPVYKAPTPAYQAPVAPAYKDPTTPVYEAPSSIYRAPATVYKTPVYEATTPSYKASIPVYKAPNPVYKVPIVPAYKPALPTPYEAQSSPAYKIPEYIVPSYRPQTTVAPVYTTSSTPFTPIYRSPAPLPILYRTPAKQTTY
- the LOC116931580 gene encoding vegetative cell wall protein gp1, which gives rise to MKIVILAVVFAVAAAQSYSEPAYKAPESQPLMPYSFAWDVKDDTSYNSYAHSENSDGNVVTGSYRVLLPDGRMQIVNYRADSNGYVADVKYEGEAKYSEYKAPAYKAPAPPAYQAPSAPAPPAYQAPSAPAPPAYQAPSAPAPPAYQPPSAPAPPAYQAPSAPAYRAPSPTSAPAYRAPATPAAPAYRAPVTPSPPAYRAPSPSAAPSAPAYRAPATPAYTAPSTPAAPAYRPSVAPPAPAAPAYRAPATPVYGAPAPSSTYKTQPVPLAYRG